Below is a window of Burkholderia cepacia DNA.
TGAACCGACGTGATGCCAGCCAGCCCGGTGGCCGCCAGCAGTGCACCCACCATCGTGCAAACGCGCGCTGCGTTTCTGATCGGAGTCACGATCGCCATCCTCTTTTGATCAAGGTGATTGGTCACGCGCATTAATTACCGAATAAATTCCACGAAGCGCTTATTCGGGAATATTTGCCCGCATTCCGAAATACAGCATTTGGTAAGGAAAATATCAGACTATTGCAAGGGAAGGCAACCCGTGAAATTCATACCCGCTTCGGATGTCGCGCACGGCAATGACGGCCATGCGCACGCCGTCATCGTCCATCGCGTCAGTGCGACAACGCGACAACGCGACAGTTAATTTGCATTGCGAATCAGTTCGGAAGCGGCAAGGAAGAAAACCGGGCGGGAGAAAACCGAAGGGCGGGCGCGGGCTCGGCAAGCGACACCCCGCAAGCAATGAAAAAAGGCCCGACACAGTCGGGCCAATGGGTTTGAGACACAAGGAGAATCCCGCCCACCCCACTTCCGGGCGGTTACGCCGCGCTACACGACGTTCTTTTCGACGATCGGCCGGTTTTCCAGCACGCGCGCCCAGCCGAGCGACGACAGGTCGAGCGTGTCGTAACGCCCGCCCAGAATGAGTTCACTGACGCCCCGCCCCGTCGCCGGCCCCTGCTGCAGCCCGTGGCCGCTGTAGCCGTTCGCGAACACGACGTTGTCGAGTTCGGGGTGGTAACCGATGATCGCGTTGTGATCGAACACGTTGTACTCGTAGTACCCGGACCAGCAATTCTCGACACGCAGCGCCTCGAATTCCGGCACGCGATTCGCGAGCGTCGGCCAGATCACCTCGTCGAACAGGTCGTGGTCGACTTCATCGAGCGGCAGGTCGTCCGGATCGCGATCGGGGCTCGGTGACGTGCCGCAGATATACGTGCGCCCTTCCGGCCGGAAATACACGCCGCTCGGATCGATCAGCAACGGACAATCGGTGAGCTTCGCCGGCGACGACACGTTGAAGATGCTGCGGCGCCGCGCAAACACCGGAATATCGATACCCATCATCGACGACAGCGTGCGCGTCCACGCACCGGCTGCGTTGACGAGCGTGTCGCACGCGTAACGTTCGCCGTCGCCCGTCACGACATGCGTGATCCGGCGGCCGTCGCGCACGACGTCCTTCACATCGGCCGGCACGTAGCGGGCACCGAGCGCCTGCGCCTTCTTGCGCAGCGCCTGCACGAGCCCGTAGCCGTCGAACCAGCCTTCGCCGCTCACGCCGTACGCACCCGACACCAGATCGTCGACGTTCAGCCACGGAAACTTCGCGCGCAGCGCATCGCCGTCCATCAGCCGGATATCGGCACCGAGGCTCGTCTGCAGCGCATGATTCTCGCGCAGCGTCGCATCGCCGGCCGGCGTCGCGAGGAACAGGTAACCGCCTTCGTGCAGGTCGATCGACGGCCGGTTGCCGTCCACTTCGAGCCGCTCGCCGATCGTGCGCAGGAAGTCGATGCCGAACAGCGACATCTCGATCGACAGCGGCGTCGAGAACTGCTGGCGAATCGACGCGGCCGACAGCGCCGACGACGATCTTGCATAGGTGGGGTCGCGTTCGATGACGGTCACGGCGACCGTGGGATCGGTGGCGCGCAGGAAATAAGCGATCGAACTGCCGATCACACCACCGCCGACGATGACGACTTGAGAACTCACGACTGACTCCGGTTGCACGTAAAAGGCACGGCCTGCCGACCGCGCCCGTGGGTTGTTCGTACCGCGTCGTGCGCGGCGTCGCGTGGGCAGAGTGCCCCGGCGATCGCTTCGGCTATTTCAGCACGTCCCGCATCGCCGCGAAAGTCTGCTCGCGCGGATTGCGTTCAGTCCGCCGATTTCGTCGTGACGGGCTGCCACGCGGCGTTCTTCACTTCATACAGCGTCGAGCTCGGGTTCTTCAGGTCGCCCGTGTTCGTGAACGCGATCGTGCCCGTGATGCCGTCGTAGCGCGTGCCCTTCAGCGCGCCGTTGAAATCGGCCGGCTTCGTCGAGTTCGCTTTCTGCATCGCGTTGATCGCGATCCACGTCGCGTCGTAGGCGAACGGCGCATACGCGAGCATGTCGACGCCGTACTTCTGCTTGAATTTCGTTTCGAACTGCTTGCCCTTCGCAAGACGCGACAGCGGCTGCCCGTATTCCCACACCGACGCGCCTTCGGCCGCATTGCCGGCGAGCTTGATGAAGTTCGCGTTCATCACGCCGCCGCCCGCGAGAAACTGCGCGCGGATGCCGAGCTGGCGCATGCGCTTCACGAGCATCGCGGCCTGCGCGTCGAGGCCGCCGAAGAACACGAGATCGGCGTTGGTGCTCTTGATCTTGGTGAGCTGCGCGCTGAAGTCGACGGCCTTGTCGTTCGTGAATTCGCGCGCGACGATCGTGCCGCCGTTCGCCTTCACGGCCTTCTCGAATTCGTCGGCTTCGCCCTGGCCGAACGCGGTGCGATCGTCGAT
It encodes the following:
- a CDS encoding NAD(P)/FAD-dependent oxidoreductase yields the protein MSSQVVIVGGGVIGSSIAYFLRATDPTVAVTVIERDPTYARSSSALSAASIRQQFSTPLSIEMSLFGIDFLRTIGERLEVDGNRPSIDLHEGGYLFLATPAGDATLRENHALQTSLGADIRLMDGDALRAKFPWLNVDDLVSGAYGVSGEGWFDGYGLVQALRKKAQALGARYVPADVKDVVRDGRRITHVVTGDGERYACDTLVNAAGAWTRTLSSMMGIDIPVFARRRSIFNVSSPAKLTDCPLLIDPSGVYFRPEGRTYICGTSPSPDRDPDDLPLDEVDHDLFDEVIWPTLANRVPEFEALRVENCWSGYYEYNVFDHNAIIGYHPELDNVVFANGYSGHGLQQGPATGRGVSELILGGRYDTLDLSSLGWARVLENRPIVEKNVV
- a CDS encoding branched-chain amino acid ABC transporter substrate-binding protein → MTFRIRSLSGVALTAALLAFQTGAAHAQETVVKVGVAGPLTGGGAAYGKDIENGVRMAVDEANAAHTTVGGKPVKFVIASQDDQSDPRTGVQAAQQLADAQVAVVIGHFNSGTTLPASKIYAKAGIPMITPSATNPDITRAGLGTVYRVIATDTQNAGNAGTYAASVTKAKRIAIIDDRTAFGQGEADEFEKAVKANGGTIVAREFTNDKAVDFSAQLTKIKSTNADLVFFGGLDAQAAMLVKRMRQLGIRAQFLAGGGVMNANFIKLAGNAAEGASVWEYGQPLSRLAKGKQFETKFKQKYGVDMLAYAPFAYDATWIAINAMQKANSTKPADFNGALKGTRYDGITGTIAFTNTGDLKNPSSTLYEVKNAAWQPVTTKSAD